TGCTCAAACCAGATGCCCTGCCACATGTTGGCCGCAGGCTTGGTCAGGTTGCCGTTGCAGGCAGCCGTGAACAGCGCCCCCTCGGCTTCGAGCCGGGCACCCTTGCCCAGCACGAAGGCGTAGCCGCTCACCCGGGGCCGCCCCTTGAAGACTACTATTGTGCCGTCGACGTAGAACTTCGTGCCGGGCTGGATGATGTACGTGCCGGTCTCAAAGTGCAGCGTGCCGATGACGTGGTAGGTGCCCACCGGGAACGTGCGGCCGCCGACGTAGTTGGTGAGAGCCGCCGGGTTGCCGATGACGTAGTCATACACGGGCGGCTTGGCGCAGTCGGGCGGCGAGACTGTGAGCTGCGCAACAGCGGGATGCGTCAAGCTGCTCATCAGCGCCAGAAAAAGGCAGAGAGAGAGAGAGAGAGAGAGAGAGAGAGACGCTTTGCTTGTTGGCGCGGCCCCCGGGTAGTAGTGTGCTGCATATGGAAAAGGATTAAAGTGAGAAAACAAGATAGGCTATTGCCGCCAAAATCAAGCCAGCAAGAACTTGATTTCCATCTATCTCACCTTTTCAACCGTCAGGGCTTGCCAGGGCTTACAAAAAAACCGTTCCTGTATCAGGAACGGTTTTTCATTCTGCGGGAAGATCCAGGCCCCCACTTAGCAATACTCCTCAAACGCGCCTTGCAGGTTGTTGACGATGCGCATGGCGTCGGAACCTTCGATGTGGTAGCGCTCAATCATGTGCACCAGCTCGCCGTCTTTGAACAGGGCGATGCAGGGCGACGAAGGAGGGTACGGCAGCAGGTGCTCGCGCATCTTGGCCACGGCGTCGGTTTCCATGCCGGCAAACACGGTCACGAGTTTGCCGGGCTTCTTGTCGGCGCTGGCCAAGGCCATTTTCAGGGCCGGGCGGGCCTTGGCGGCGGCGCAGCCGCACACCGAGTTAACGGCCACCAGCACGGTGCCTTCTTTGTCGGCCAGGGCCGACTCCACTGCTTCGGGGGTCATCAACTGCTCAAAACCAACCTCGGTGAGGTCCTGGCGGATGGGCGCCACCATGTATTCGGGATAAACTGCCATTGTCTGGTTAATTAAAAGGCGGCGGGGCCGCGTGAGGATGCAAAAATACGCATGCTTAAAGCATTAGGGGCGGCGGAAAGTTTCGAGGGTACCGGTTGCTTTAAACAAGAACGTCATGCTGAGCGCAGTCGAAGCATCTCTACTGCGCAGCTAAACCCTGATGATTGGTTTACTGCTGCGGGAGAGATGCTTCGACTGCGCTCAGCATGACGTTCTTGTTTGCGCCGTCTTTCTACCCTCGGCCTACGGCACTATCGTCTCGATGCTACCATCGGCGCGGCGCTTCAGCTCGGTGACTTTGATGTTGCGCAGCCAGGTTTTGCCCGAGAGCTGGGTGTCGTGGTAGAAAATGTACCACTTGTCCTTAATGGGCACGATGGAGTGGTGGGTGGTCCAGCCCTGCACGGGCTCCATGATGACGCCCTGGTAGGTAAAGGGGCCGGTGGGCGTAGAGCTGGTGGCGTACACCAGCAGGTGGGTATCGCCGGTGGAATAGGAGAAGTAATATTTGCCCTGGTACTTGTGCATCCAGCCGCCTTCGAAGAAGCGCCGCTTGGTGTCGCTGGCCAATAGCGGCTTGCCGGCTTCATCCATGATGACCAGTTCTTTCACGGGGCCATCGAAGTG
This DNA window, taken from Hymenobacter sp. 5317J-9, encodes the following:
- a CDS encoding BrxA/BrxB family bacilliredoxin; translated protein: MAVYPEYMVAPIRQDLTEVGFEQLMTPEAVESALADKEGTVLVAVNSVCGCAAAKARPALKMALASADKKPGKLVTVFAGMETDAVAKMREHLLPYPPSSPCIALFKDGELVHMIERYHIEGSDAMRIVNNLQGAFEEYC